A genomic window from Erythrobacter sp. BLCC-B19 includes:
- a CDS encoding helix-turn-helix domain-containing protein: protein MSKRHRIFAGAQLRELREKRHLLQAELASQLGISPAYLSQLEHDDRPLTPRLIERVASLFPLDWQEFPGEDTDQLALMLREAASDPLFAEPMPLDTVARMAEQQPLFARRFVALHEALRRANQRLEMIDEALTVDAEDGARLPWEEVRDWFHLSNNYVDPIDRAAEQLAIAIAGEGQVATTEALRQHLLDQHASTVELTHDAALRNFDASQRVLRIGANQTSTSIRFQIAYHVVAMTLGPAIHEIAAAANLRSEVARELLTVGLANYAAGALLMPYGHFRRLARDFRHDVDRLALFFNTSFEQTCHRLSTMQREGERGLPIFFCRVDMAGNITKRHSATRFQFARFGGACPLWVVHEAAAIPDRILVQLAETPDGLRYVSIAKGLVKASGRFDRTPRRYAVALGCELEHAEAFIYADGLDIASPKAITPIGVSCRICPRTDCDQRAYPPSDRSISVDLFQRGIVPFKVAP, encoded by the coding sequence ATGAGCAAGCGGCACCGGATCTTTGCAGGCGCACAGCTGCGCGAACTGCGCGAAAAGCGGCACTTGTTGCAGGCCGAACTGGCGAGCCAGCTTGGCATCAGCCCGGCCTATCTCAGCCAGCTCGAACATGACGACCGCCCGCTCACGCCGCGCCTGATCGAACGGGTGGCCAGCCTGTTCCCGCTCGATTGGCAGGAGTTTCCGGGCGAGGATACCGATCAGCTCGCCCTGATGCTGCGCGAGGCCGCCAGCGACCCCCTGTTCGCCGAGCCCATGCCGCTGGATACGGTCGCGCGGATGGCCGAGCAGCAACCGCTGTTTGCGCGCCGCTTCGTCGCGCTTCACGAAGCCTTGCGCCGCGCCAACCAGCGGCTCGAAATGATCGACGAGGCGCTGACGGTCGATGCCGAGGACGGCGCGCGGCTGCCGTGGGAGGAGGTGCGCGACTGGTTCCACCTCTCGAACAACTACGTCGACCCCATCGACCGCGCCGCCGAACAGCTCGCCATAGCCATCGCCGGAGAAGGGCAGGTGGCGACCACCGAAGCCTTGCGGCAGCACCTGCTCGACCAGCACGCCAGCACCGTCGAACTGACCCACGATGCCGCTCTGCGCAATTTCGATGCGAGCCAGCGGGTGCTGCGGATCGGCGCGAACCAGACCAGCACCAGCATTCGCTTCCAGATCGCCTATCACGTTGTCGCAATGACGCTCGGGCCGGCGATCCACGAAATTGCCGCCGCCGCAAACCTGCGCAGCGAAGTCGCCCGCGAGCTGCTGACCGTGGGGCTTGCCAATTATGCGGCCGGTGCGCTGCTGATGCCCTATGGCCACTTTCGCCGTCTCGCCCGCGACTTCCGCCACGATGTCGACCGGCTCGCGCTGTTCTTCAACACCAGTTTCGAACAGACCTGCCACCGCCTCTCGACCATGCAGCGCGAAGGCGAACGGGGTTTGCCGATCTTCTTCTGCCGGGTCGACATGGCCGGCAACATCACCAAGCGGCACAGCGCCACGCGTTTCCAGTTCGCCCGCTTCGGCGGCGCCTGCCCGCTGTGGGTGGTGCACGAAGCCGCCGCCATCCCCGACCGGATCCTTGTCCAGCTGGCCGAAACGCCGGACGGGCTGCGCTATGTCTCGATCGCCAAGGGGCTGGTGAAGGCCTCGGGCCGCTTTGACCGCACGCCGCGTCGCTATGCGGTCGCGCTCGGGTGCGAACTCGAACACGCCGAGGCGTTCATCTATGCCGACGGGCTCGACATTGCCTCGCCCAAGGCGATCACGCCGATCGGCGTGTCCTGCCGCATCTGCCCGCGCACGGACTGCGACCAGCGCGCCTATCCGCCCAGCGACCGGAGCATTTCGGTCGATCTGTTCCAGCGCGGCATTGTGCCGTTCAAGGTCGCTCCCTAA
- the cysN gene encoding sulfate adenylyltransferase subunit CysN gives MTEPTYQTEALIAEDIDAYLDTHQKKSMLRFITCGSVDDGKSTLIGRLLYDSKMIFEDQLAALETDSKKVGTQGGEIDFALLVDGLAAEREQGITIDVAYRFFNTEKRKFIVADCPGHEQYTRNMVTGASTADLAVILIDARKGVLVQTRRHSYLCHLIGIRNVVLAVNKMDLVDYSQQVFDDIVADYRAFAQSIGIESFTAMPISGFKGDNITALSANTPWYAGPTLIEHLESVEVLSSVDAAKPFRLPVQWVNRPNLDFRGFSGLIASGAVRPGDAIRVLPSGKTSTVTRIVTLDGDLDEAAAGQSVTVCFADEIDCSSGDVIAAADQPPEAADQFEATLVWLNDAPMVVGRAYWLKLGTQTVSVAIQQPKYAVNVNTMDHLAVKTLDLNAIGVAEIITDKPIVFEPYADNRTLGGFILIDKLTNATVAAGMLHFSLRRAQNVHWQPTDITRADHAAMKNQTPRVLWFTGLSGAGKSTIANAVEKRLALMNRHTFLLDGDNVRHGLNKDLGFTEADRIENIRRVGEVAKLMADAGLIVLTAFISPFRAEREMVRAMLPEGEFIEIFVDTPLEVAESRDVKGLYKKARSGSLKNFTGIDSPYEEPLSPEIRIDTGAMSVDEAAEYIVRKLMPLK, from the coding sequence ATGACCGAGCCGACTTACCAAACCGAAGCCCTCATCGCCGAGGACATCGACGCCTATCTCGACACGCATCAGAAGAAGTCGATGCTGCGCTTCATCACCTGCGGCAGCGTGGACGATGGCAAGTCGACCCTGATCGGACGGCTGCTCTATGACAGCAAGATGATCTTCGAAGATCAGCTCGCCGCGCTCGAGACCGACAGCAAGAAGGTCGGCACGCAAGGCGGCGAGATCGATTTCGCGCTGCTGGTCGATGGCCTCGCCGCCGAGCGCGAGCAGGGCATCACGATCGATGTCGCCTATCGCTTCTTCAACACCGAAAAGCGCAAGTTCATCGTCGCCGATTGCCCGGGGCACGAGCAGTACACCCGCAACATGGTGACCGGCGCTTCGACCGCCGATCTGGCGGTGATCCTGATCGACGCGAGGAAGGGCGTGCTGGTGCAGACCCGCCGCCACTCCTACCTGTGCCACCTGATCGGCATCCGCAACGTGGTGCTGGCGGTCAACAAGATGGACCTGGTGGACTACAGCCAGCAGGTGTTCGACGACATCGTCGCCGACTACCGCGCCTTCGCGCAGAGCATCGGCATCGAGAGCTTCACCGCCATGCCGATCAGCGGCTTCAAGGGCGACAACATCACCGCGCTGTCAGCCAATACCCCGTGGTATGCCGGGCCGACCCTGATCGAGCATCTCGAAAGCGTCGAGGTGCTGTCCTCGGTCGATGCGGCCAAGCCGTTCCGCCTGCCGGTGCAGTGGGTCAACCGCCCCAATCTCGACTTCCGCGGCTTTTCCGGCCTCATCGCCAGCGGAGCCGTGCGCCCCGGCGATGCCATCCGCGTGCTGCCCTCGGGCAAGACCAGCACGGTGACGCGGATCGTGACGCTCGACGGCGACCTTGATGAAGCAGCTGCGGGCCAATCGGTGACTGTGTGCTTTGCCGACGAGATCGATTGCTCGAGCGGGGATGTGATCGCGGCGGCCGACCAGCCCCCCGAAGCCGCCGACCAGTTCGAGGCGACGCTGGTGTGGCTCAACGACGCGCCAATGGTGGTGGGGCGGGCCTATTGGTTGAAGCTGGGCACGCAGACCGTCTCGGTCGCCATCCAGCAGCCCAAATATGCCGTCAACGTCAACACGATGGATCATCTGGCGGTCAAGACGCTCGATTTGAATGCGATCGGGGTCGCGGAGATCATCACCGACAAGCCGATCGTGTTCGAGCCCTATGCCGACAACCGCACGCTGGGCGGGTTCATCCTGATCGACAAGCTGACCAACGCCACGGTCGCCGCCGGGATGCTCCACTTCAGCCTGCGCCGCGCGCAGAACGTGCACTGGCAGCCGACCGACATCACCCGCGCCGACCACGCGGCGATGAAGAACCAGACCCCGCGGGTGCTGTGGTTCACCGGGCTTTCGGGCGCGGGCAAATCGACCATCGCCAACGCGGTCGAAAAGCGGCTCGCGCTGATGAACCGCCACACCTTCCTGCTCGATGGCGACAACGTGCGCCACGGGCTGAACAAGGACCTGGGCTTCACCGAGGCCGACCGGATCGAGAATATCCGGCGCGTGGGCGAGGTTGCCAAGCTGATGGCCGATGCGGGGCTGATCGTGCTCACCGCCTTCATCAGCCCCTTCCGCGCCGAGCGCGAGATGGTGCGCGCGATGCTTCCCGAAGGCGAGTTCATCGAGATCTTCGTCGACACCCCGCTGGAGGTCGCCGAGAGCCGCGATGTGAAGGGGCTCTACAAGAAGGCCCGTTCGGGCAGCCTCAAGAACTTCACCGGGATCGACAGCCCCTATGAGGAGCCCTTGAGCCCCGAAATCCGCATCGACACGGGCGCGATGAGCGTGGACGAGGCGGCGGAGTACATCGTCCGCAAGCTGATGCCGCTCAAGTGA
- a CDS encoding helix-turn-helix transcriptional regulator, with protein sequence MASNVLELRRPGSTSPASSALHDLAIQEPADILSVARALAREADRLGLRLMTWHNLATMEPMVDDAGDPLNLGVFGWDSQAVAPWRCVEAAITSPLLKLCRVASEPIWINRQGVHAQGRNRFVERIDCAGFETLAGAKAAIVLPVRLPFGSLGAAILTSVDPAADDLAEEFAAFTRYLAVPVHRFVREYAQLAFDERYLPTSSPLTAREIECLNWVAQGKTDFEISIILGCSHAGVRYHLTRVCAKLGAVNRAQCVFMACQLGYLGVPSRSVAAKPLRSQGVPG encoded by the coding sequence ATGGCAAGCAATGTTCTGGAATTACGGCGTCCCGGCAGCACCTCGCCCGCCAGCAGCGCGCTGCACGACCTTGCGATCCAGGAGCCTGCCGACATCCTCAGCGTCGCCCGCGCCCTGGCGCGCGAAGCCGATCGCCTCGGGTTGCGGCTGATGACCTGGCACAATCTTGCGACAATGGAGCCGATGGTCGACGATGCGGGCGATCCGCTCAACCTCGGCGTGTTTGGCTGGGACAGTCAGGCCGTGGCGCCGTGGCGCTGTGTCGAGGCGGCGATTACCTCACCGCTGCTCAAGCTCTGCCGCGTGGCCAGCGAGCCGATCTGGATCAACCGCCAAGGCGTCCACGCACAGGGCCGCAACCGCTTTGTCGAGAGGATCGATTGCGCCGGCTTCGAGACCCTTGCCGGCGCCAAGGCCGCGATCGTCCTGCCGGTGCGCTTGCCCTTCGGTTCGCTCGGGGCGGCGATCCTGACCAGCGTCGATCCGGCGGCAGACGATCTTGCCGAAGAATTCGCCGCCTTCACCCGCTATCTTGCGGTGCCAGTGCATCGCTTCGTGCGCGAATATGCCCAGCTCGCCTTCGATGAGCGCTATCTGCCCACCAGCAGCCCGCTGACAGCCCGCGAGATCGAGTGCCTGAACTGGGTGGCGCAGGGCAAGACCGACTTCGAGATCAGCATCATTCTGGGATGCAGCCACGCCGGTGTCCGCTATCACCTCACCCGCGTCTGCGCGAAGCTGGGCGCGGTGAACCGGGCGCAATGCGTCTTCATGGCGTGCCAACTGGGCTATCTTGGCGTGCCATCCCGGTCGGTGGCCGCCAAGCCGCTGCGCAGCCAGGGCGTGCCGGGCTGA